CCCTATTAAAAAAGCGTTAGCAAAAATTAATGAATCCACCATTGTGGCGGAACATGAAGCTTTAGTATTGGTACCATTATTTATCTCATTGATTTATGGTGAAGAGGTCGCTCCAGAGACGATAACATCAGAAACCGAACCAAAATTAAATTCTCCTATAATTCAAGCATTACAAAACATCACTGAGGATTCTGTGTGGGCAACTCATTTGGAGCTGGATTATTTAGCGAATGCATTTGAAGTGAATCTACATACTCTGGAAAATGGGAGGCAGAGATATGACTACCAAGACATGCCCAATCGACATACACTTACGCTAAATAATCAGAATAATACTCATTGGACTACAAAAGTAACAATGATTAAATCATCAAAGCCCTCAACTCAAGCTAAGGATTCTTTAGGAAGCACTTCGTTCGGTTTAAGTAGCAAAAAAATAAACGCTCTGGATTTGGGAGCTCATCCCAAAAAACACACTGAGAGAGAAACCGATTTCATGACATTAGAGGGTCTAGAAGAGGATTGGCAGAAAAAGAAAGCGGATGATCAAGAGAAAACTCTGCCGCTGCGCATGAATGTTGTAAAAAAACATAACAAAAAACCGAATAAATCCCAGCAGTTTTCCGCTCAACATAATCTGTTTAGTCAACCCGAAGCAATACCTTTAGAATTGAAAACCTCAAAAGCGGAACAAAAAGAATTGGTTCAGTTAGTCCGTATAGTAAATAGATCGGTGCTGGACTATTGTTCTTACAGTGATGGGATTGTGTTTTCATTGTTTCATAGACATGGAAGTTCCGGGAGGAGAAGAGCTCGGAAATTTAATGGTGAATTTTGTAAGTTTGATTATGAGTTTTCTAAGGCTGGGGGTGAGTTTTTTTCTGAGATGTCCCTTGCTCAAGCAAAAACAATGCTCATTCATTATCTAAGTGATAGTAAAAACGGTAGAACTCATCCTCACTCATTTAGGACTATGCTCTTACATGAATTATTAACTAATCTGTTAAACTACAAGATCACTCTAAAAGAGGTTTCTAAAAATTATTCTAATCTGTTGGCGGCCTTTCAAGAGTTTTTGATTCCTGATGTAGGTTATCAATATAATTGATTATGGTAACCTGAATGGGGATCCAGGTTACTTTTTATTTGCCCAAAGCTCGCTTTCGATTCAATAAAGTGAGAATAGGTGGTAATAAAGAAATAAAAATAATACTGTAAATTACTATCGAGAAATTTTCTTTTATGATGGGAATTGATCCTAGGAAATAACCTAAGCTTAATAGGCTCAGGATCCATGTAAAACCACTCACTAAATTGTAAAGGGTGAAATGAAGAACTCTCATCGAACCTATGCCCGCTACAAAAGGTGCAAAAGTACGTATGATGGGGAGGAAACGGGCAAAAATGATAGTTTTACCTCCATGTTTTTCATAAAACTCATGAGTTTCTTGTAAGTGTTTTTTATTAAGTAACCAGGATTTATCCGCAGCAAAAATTCGTGGTCCTAGTAAACGTCCAATCATAAAATTGAGTTGGTTTCCTAAAACCGAAGCAAGGAAAAGTAGGAAAAATAATATCGCTATATTCAATGGATTTCCGGCTTGGGCTGCAATACTTCCCGCCGCAAAAAGCAAGGAATCTCCAGGTAGAAAAGGTGTTACTATAAGTCCAGTCTCACAGAAAATCACCGCAAATAAAAGCAAATAGGTCCAAAATCCATAAGTTGATACTATGGTATTTAAATATACATCAACGTGAATTATGTAATCAAAAATAGAGTTCAAATGCATTTTATGTTGAAATTGGATTAAATAGGGTAATATTTTTACACACTTATTTGTTAATTAATATAAATTTTATCTCTTAAGCATAAATTAGCTTTGTTATTCTTTTTTGAATACCCATTATAAGGAGTATGATGAACACTTTATTTCATCTTGCGTTTCCAGTGCATGACCTCAACTTGGCGAAACAGTTTTATCATCACCAATTAGGGTTTTCATTAGGGCGTGAATCCGAGCATGCATTGATTTTTGAGTTTGGCAACCACCAAATTGTAGCCCATAAAATTGACACTATTCTTCCTCCACAAGATAGCATCTATCCAAGACATTTTGGTTTAATTTTTCTGGAGCGATATGAATTTGATGACTTTGTGGAACACCTTAAAAAAAAGCAGATTTCTTTTGAGATTCCATTGAAAACACGTTTTAAAGGTACACGAATTGAACATCAATCTTTTTTCTTGAAAGATCCCAGCAATAATTTGCTGGAATTTAAATATTATCAATTTGGATCAGCAATTTTTGGTGAAAAGGATTTTACACGTATTGGCGAATCATCTCTCAGGAAATGAATAAACCGTAATTAAAAATCGCGGCTTAAGTGAAACGAAGTGGGGCTCGGTTTTTCCAGACCAGGAAATGTCACCTGATTTTCGCAAGGAAATGATTTATTACCCAATATCTGTTTCCTTCCCGCTTTTAAGGGTAACAATATCTAAAACAGGATAAGTTGAATAACAATTTATGTAACCTTACAATGTTCTTTATGAAAGTTCTTGAGTCAAGGATGCTTGGTGCGTTTTTTATTCTCCATTAGCTTATTCTTAAGTGCCATTCTGTTATTTAGTATTCAACCCATGGTCGCTAAATCTTTGTTGCCTGTTTATGGAGGAACACCGGCTGTCTGGACCATTTGTATGCTTTTTTTTCAGATGTTGCTGCTGTTCGCCTATGGATATGCTGTTGTTCTGGGGCTATTTAATAAACCTATAATATGGCGTGCGATCCATAGTTTTCTTATTCTTTTGAGTTTTATAGCTTTGCCTCTTGTATTCCGGCCTTTGATTATTGATAAGTCTCCTGAATGGAGTATTTTATCGAATTTGTTAACCCAACTGGGGTTACCTTTACTCATTATTGGTGCTTCAGCTCCATTATTACAATTTGCCTACAGTCAAACCCAAGAAAGGAATGCGGCCGATCCCTATTTTCTATATGCTGCGTCTAACCTAGGAAGTCTCCTATCTTTAATTCTTTATCCCTGGGCTATAGAACGTTTTATTGGATTAAAAAATCAATTTTATTTATGGAGTATTGGTTATGGAATTTATGTGGTTCTATTGTTCTTTATTCTTTATGCTAATCGTTATCAATCACTAAAAAAACAAAATAATTTCTTTACCTTATGGCCTTGGCAAAGCTTGTTGAATTGGATTTTTTTAAGTTTTGTTCCGTGCAGTTTAATGCTTGGCGTCACTCTATATATTACTACGGATATTGCCGCAACTCCTTTGTTTTGGGTGCTCCCCTTGGCTCTATATCTACTTACTTTTGTCCTTGCATTTACGAATAAACCTTTGATTTCGTTCCCGTGGATTGTACGAAATAGTATTTTTTTCCTTATTTTTCCCATTATTGGATTTATTTTAAATGCGGGGCAAATAAATATTTGGCAAAGTATCTTCTTTCATTTATTGAATTTTTTCATTTTGTCCCTACTTTGTCATCGCCAGTTATTTTTAGATAGGCCTAAGCCTCAATTGCTAACATTATTTTATTTTTGTTTGGCCCTGGGGGGTGTTTTAGCCGGAGTATTTAATGGAATTTTGGCGCCACATTGGTTCAATGGAATTTATGAATATCCTTTAGCAATTTTATTAAGCTTATTTGCTTTACCACAATTGCCCAAGAAAAATGGTTGGTGGGTTCCTATAGCCGTTCTGATTATTTTGTTGCTTCATTACTGCCTCTCTGGTATTCATTGGCCTGGAGGTTTTTCATCTTTTCAAATATGTGCTCTTTTGGCATTAATTATTATCGTTGTCTG
The DNA window shown above is from Legionella sp. PC997 and carries:
- a CDS encoding DedA family protein yields the protein MHLNSIFDYIIHVDVYLNTIVSTYGFWTYLLLFAVIFCETGLIVTPFLPGDSLLFAAGSIAAQAGNPLNIAILFFLLFLASVLGNQLNFMIGRLLGPRIFAADKSWLLNKKHLQETHEFYEKHGGKTIIFARFLPIIRTFAPFVAGIGSMRVLHFTLYNLVSGFTWILSLLSLGYFLGSIPIIKENFSIVIYSIIFISLLPPILTLLNRKRALGK
- a CDS encoding VOC family protein, whose translation is MMNTLFHLAFPVHDLNLAKQFYHHQLGFSLGRESEHALIFEFGNHQIVAHKIDTILPPQDSIYPRHFGLIFLERYEFDDFVEHLKKKQISFEIPLKTRFKGTRIEHQSFFLKDPSNNLLEFKYYQFGSAIFGEKDFTRIGESSLRK
- a CDS encoding fused MFS/spermidine synthase codes for the protein MVRFLFSISLFLSAILLFSIQPMVAKSLLPVYGGTPAVWTICMLFFQMLLLFAYGYAVVLGLFNKPIIWRAIHSFLILLSFIALPLVFRPLIIDKSPEWSILSNLLTQLGLPLLIIGASAPLLQFAYSQTQERNAADPYFLYAASNLGSLLSLILYPWAIERFIGLKNQFYLWSIGYGIYVVLLFFILYANRYQSLKKQNNFFTLWPWQSLLNWIFLSFVPCSLMLGVTLYITTDIAATPLFWVLPLALYLLTFVLAFTNKPLISFPWIVRNSIFFLIFPIIGFILNAGQINIWQSIFFHLLNFFILSLLCHRQLFLDRPKPQLLTLFYFCLALGGVLAGVFNGILAPHWFNGIYEYPLAILLSLFALPQLPKKNGWWVPIAVLIILLLHYCLSGIHWPGGFSSFQICALLALIIIVVWQKSKSSLIVSLLILFGFIFLPFSQTETMLIQARNFYGIKKVIDKQGTHVLVSQSTVHGLQVLGEKPKGMSTYYGAINPVVVAMQQQNSSLTVTIIGLGIGTMLCQFRKEDRIKVIEIDEQVINVAKNPKLFTYLRDCSGVTIIKNDGRLALEQLPAHSQNLVIVDAFNSDAIPIHLLTLEAFKLYQQKITKDGGILIHLSNRHLQLLPVINAAGKLLQLRVLYVHNKGALALNQFDSEWALLTANDHLAFQMVKETNWQFFTSDKQFLWTDDYSNIIPLLKW